The sequence GGAAGATTTTACAATAGATACCCAAGGAAATTTATATATTGGTAATTTTGGAAACAATGATAATTCACGACAAGATTTGGCAATTTATAAATTAAATTTTTCAGATCTAAACAATAAAACCATTACACCTTCACAAATCACACATTTCGCTTACCCTGAACAAACTGAATTTCCTCCAAAGAAAAAAGAATTGTTTTTTGATTGTGAAGCTTTTGTTGAAATAGATTCTTCTTTTTATTTATTTACTAAGAATAGATCGAAAGGTTTTGATGGCAGTTTTTATGTTTATAAAATTCCAAACAAAGCAGGTAATTTTAAAGCTCAAAAAATAGCGGAATTAAATAGCGGAAATTCATATGATCGTATGGCAATTACTGGAGCAGCTTATCATCCTGAAAGTAAACAAATTGCATTAACAACACACACGAATGTAATTTTAATTCCGTTTGAAAATGAAGGATCCTTTCAACAAGATAATCTAAAATTTGTAGCATATAATCATAACTCACAAAAAGAATCCTTAACGTTCAAAGATAAAAACACCTTATTTATTGCCGACGAAAAAGAAAAGAAAAAAGATAATGGTAGAAATGTTTATGAATTTAAACTTTTGGATTAGGGCAGTATCCAAAAAACTGTGTAAATAGAAAATGAGATGAGTTTGCAACTCCATCTCATTTTTTTTAATTTATTAAACACAGTTTATTATGAAAACACTACTAGGCAAAATTATCAAAGACCAAGGACTTTTAGAAGGTTTAAAAACTCAAGAAGATTTAAGTAAATTATTAAAGGAATTACATTCTGATTTAATCGAAGCGATGTTACATAGCGAACTTGATGCGCATTTAGGTTACTCTAAAAACGAAAAAAATGATAGTAACAATGTGCGTAATGGTTGACTTTTAAATGATTAAAAAGTGAACATGGCGAAACTATAATTTCAGTTCCTCGTGATAGCAACGGAAGTTTTGAATCTATTGTGGTTCCTAAACATCATTCTAAAGCGTTTCAGTCGAAAATATGGTAATTTATCTTTACGCTAAAGGATTAAGCATATCAGATATCGAACAAGAACTTTATGAACTATATGATTATAAGCTTTCTACTTAATCTATTTCAATTATAACCGACAAGTTCTTGATCGGCAAAATCGTCCATTAGACCAGATTTGTTGTATTGTTTGGATAGAAGTAATCGTATTTAAAGTTCGTCAAGGTGGTTAAGTAATCAATAAAACTAGTTGTTTAGCTGTTGGTTTGAATCTGGATGGTCACGAGGAAATTCTTGGTATGTGGCTTGGTCAAAATGAATCTGCTACCTTTTGGCAAGGTGTATTAACAGATATAAAAGTTCGTGGTGTTGAAGATATTTTAGTTACATAACTGATAATTTAATTGGATTAACACAAGCTATTACTAATGTTTTTCCCGAAGTTAATACAAAGATCTGAGTAGTTCATCAACTGCGAAGCAATCATGAATTCCGTAATTAAAAAAAAAATGAATAAATTAGAAATTCTGCAAGATATGTGGTTTGGAAAGATAAAAAGGAGTTTATTTCAGAAATGAAACTGATTTACAACGCTCCAAATCGAGAAATGGCAGCTCAAGAATTAGAATGTTTTGCTGAAAAATGGAATCAAAAATATCCGTATGCAATTCAATCTTGGAGAAATAATTATCTAATGTGATTCTATTTTAAATTGGAATTCGATGAATCTTTGATTTGGGATGAATTAACCGTATTCTTTGACTTCCCAATCGAAATTAGAAAAATTATATACACCACAAATTTAATTGAAAATTTAAACGGTAAAATCAGAAAATATACCAAAAATAAATTATCATTCCCTACGGATGATGCTGTTTTAAAATCCGTATATTTTGCATTAAGAGAAGCTACCAAAAAATGGTCAATACCAATCCAAAATTGAGGATTAATCCTCAATCAGTTCTTAACTATATTTGAAAAAAGGGTTCAACTTTAATTAAAAGTCAAACCCCAATATTATTAACTCACACACTTTTTAGGATAGTGTCCATTTTTTGTTTAATAGCTAAAAGAACTTATTTGCTCTAATGTTAGAAAATCATTTCCTGTCCATTTGTACTGAGAAACCGATTTATCACCAAAAGCAAATAACACATCATTATAAACTACTACATCTTTAAAATTAGTATTAAAAGATTTTGCAAGAATTGGTTCGGCTGGATTTGTGATGTTAAAAATTTTCAGTTCATCATCACAGACAATTAAATAATTGTCATGCAATGCTAAACCTCTTGGAAATGTTAGATTTCTTTGATGAATTAACTCTGGATTTCTTGGATCTGCAATATCATAAACCATTAGCGTGTTTAAATTATTGCCACAATTTGTATTTGAATGTAATGTTACAAAAGCGTGTGTTTGATTGGCAACAACTGGATCACAAGCTGTAAAATGTTGTGCTTCTGAAAGTAAATTTGGATTTTCAGGATTTGTAACATCATAAATAAACATTCCATTTCTTGAACCAATAAACAGATAGTTATCTAAAGAATATAAAGTTTCGATATTAAAACCTACATCTTTTTGATTCACTTTTACCGGATTTTCCTTATTTTGAATATTAAATACATTTAGTTTTTGATAATCAACGGTATATAAATAATTACCTTTTAATGCAAAAGTCGCTAAAGACCCACCTTTTCCGTCTGATTGAGATGAACCTTCAGATTCTTGATTTCCTGAATTATCACTAGAACAACTTATTGTTAATAAAACAAAAAAGATGCACATTAAAGTTAAAGTTATTTTTTTCATTTTATTATTTTTTAGTTCCAATCTACTACAATTTTACCTTCACCAACATTTTGCAAATAACCATCAGGCGAAACTAGTTCTGGAAAAGTATTTGGAATTCGTTTTAAAAGTTGTACTTGTTGATTCTCTATATTTAACTTAAAAGCAATTAGATCTACTGCCTGATTTGCATAAAAAACTTCGTCTCGAATTGCAATATCTGTCACACCAGGAATTTCAATAAAAGCAATTAAAATGGGATTTTCTGGATTTACATTATTGTATATATGAAAACCACGATTCGCATCTCCAATAAACATATAATTATCTTTAAGATAAATTTTACCTGCTTTTTTCATTGTTTGGGGAGCGGTCATTTTTATTGAATTTTCGAAATCTGATCGAGTCATTATTGATGCACTGTAATTAGAAGGACCTCGCCATTCATCATCTCTTTCGCAAGTCATCGAACTTAACGAAAACAAGATTAAAAAGAGCACTGCAAATTGTTTTGTGTTTTTAATCATAAGCTAATATTTTTAATGGTTGATAATTTTTACATATTATGAAGTTTTAAAAATAATATTATTTTATATATATGTAAGCTATTTAACAAAAAAATAGTAAACAAAAAAAGAATCTACTAATTAGTAGATTCTTTTTTTTGTTTTGCAACGGTAGCTTTTAAAGCTTCTTCATTTTCTATTTTGTCAATAATGATGTGATCACCTTCTGAAATTTTGTTAGTAATGATTTCTTCAGCAAGTAAATCTTCTACATATTTTTGAATAGCTCTTTTCAAAGGTCGAGCACCATATTGCTTATCAAAACCTTTATCTGCAATAAAATCTAAAGCCTTTTCTGTCAGTTCAACTTCATAGCCTAAATCTTTTACACGCTTATATAACTTAGCAATTTCAATGTTAATGATTTGATGAATATGTTCTTTTTCAAGAGCATTGAATACCACAACATCATCAATTCTATTTAAAAATTCAGGAGCAAAAGCTTTTTTTAGTGCATTTTCTATAATTGATTTTGTGTTATCATCAACTTGCTCTTGTTTTGCTTTAGTTCCGAAACCAACACCTTGACCAAAATCTTTTAATTGTCGTGCGCCAACATTTGAAGTCATGATGATGATTGTGTTTCTAAAATCAACTTTACGTCCTAAACTATCCGTTAAATGTCCGTCATCCAAAACCTGAAGCATCATATTAAAGACATCCGGATGTGCCTTTTCTACTTCATCAAGCAAAACAACACTATAAGGTTTTCTTCTTACTTTTTCTGTCAATTGGCCACCTTCTTCGTATCCGACATAACCTGGAGGAGCACCAACTAATCTAGAAATGGCGAATTTTTCCATGTATTCACTCATGTCAATACGAATTAAAGCATCTTCAGAATCAAAAATTTCTTTAGCAATTACTTTTGCTAATTGAGTTTTACCGACTCCAGTTTGACCTAAGAAAATAAACGAACCAATTGGTTTATTAGGATCTTTAAGTCCAGCTCTATTTCTCTGAATTGATTTAGCAATTTTAGCAACAGCTTCATCTTGACCAATAACTTTTCCGCGAATGGCATCTGGCAAGTTTGCTAATTTTTTAGTTTCAGTTTGAGCAACTTTGTTAACAGGAATTCCGGTCATCATTGAAACTACATCTGCAACATTGTCTTCTGTAACTGTAATTTTATTATTTCTAGCTTCTTCTTCCCAACGTTCTTGAGCAATTGCTAAATCTTTCTCAACACGTTTTTCATCGTCACGTAAGCTAGCAGCTTCTTCATATTTTTGAAGTTTTACTGCAGCAGATTTACTATCGCGCACTTTTTCTAGTTCCGCTTCAAGATTAAGAATATCTTGAGGAACTTCGATGTTGGTAATATGAACTCTTGATCCAGCTTCGTCAAGTGCGTCGATTGCTTTGTCCGGAAGAAAACGATCAGTCATGTAGCGATTTGTCAATTTCACACAAGCTTCAATTGCCTCTGGAGAATAGATAACATTATGATGGTCTTCGTATTTTGCTTTAATATTATTTAAAATTGTAATGGTTTCATCTACAGAAGTTGGTTCAACAATTACTTTCTGAAAACGACGCTCAAGTGCACCATCTTTCTCGATATATTGACGGAATTCATCTAAAGTTGTTGCGCCAACACATTGGATCTCACCACGTGCTAAAGCTGGTTTAAACATGTTTGAAGCATCTAAAGAACCAGTTGCTCCTCCAGCACCTACAATTGTATGAATCTCATCTATAAACAGTATGATGTCAGTGTTTTTTTCTAACTCATTCATTACGGCTTTCATGCGTTCTTCAAATTGGCCACGGTATTTTGTTCCTGCTACTAAACTCGCAAGATCCAACGTAATTACACGCTTGTTAAATAAAATACGCGATACTTTTTTCTGAACAATACGCAATGCCAAACCTTCTGCAATTGCAGATTTTCCTACTCCAGGTTCACCTATTAAAAGTGGATTGTTTTTCTTTCTACGACTTAAAATTTGCGAAACACGTTCAATTTCTTTTTCTCTACCTACAATTGGATCCAATTTTCCTTGCTCAGCCATTTCAGTTAAATCTCGACCAAAATTATCTAATACAGGTGTGTTTGATTTTTTAGTTGATTTATTTGCTGGAGAACTTGCACTAGAGAAACTGTCATTTTGTCTGTCTTCGTCACCATCATTATCGAAAGCATCATTTTTAGGAAATTCTGTTTCGTTTTGATTTTCATTTTCGTTGTCTGATAAAATTGCAATGAACTGTTCTTTACAAATTTCATAATCTATTTTACAACGATTTAGAAGTATTGTAGTCGGATCATCGGAATTTCTTAAAATTGACATTAAAATATGACCAGTGTTGATTACCTCTGTTTTGTATAATTTTTTTTCTAGAAATGCTCTTTTTAGGGCATTTTCTGCTTGTTTAGTTAAATGAATGTTTTTCTTTTCAGCATTAAAAGCTGCGTTTGGATTTTCTGGAACCAATGCTTCAAAGCGATTTCTTAAAAACGCTAAATCAATATCTAAATTTAGAAGAATAGCAATTGCCTCTCCTTGTCCTTCACGTAGAAGGCCAAGCATTATATGTTCTGTACCAATATAATCGTGCCCTAAACGTAGTGCTTCATCACGACTGAAAGTTATGACTTCCTTAACTCTTGGTGAAAAATTATCGTCCATTATAAAAAATTTTAGGGTGTATATTTATTTCATTGCAATTTTAGTACCATTTTTTTTAATCTTAATGTACTAGAATAAATAGACGAAAAAATAATGAAACTAAAAAATGTTTTCTTAACTATTTTTGTTATTGAATTTAGAAATGATTTCTTTTAATTTCTCTTTTCGTTTTTCTTGCGAATTTTTTTCTTTTTCCTTTTTATTATCTACTTTCTTTTTAAAAGCCAATCGATTGGTTTCGTTACGTCTTCCCATTTAATTCTCTTTTTATATCTTGAATTGATTTGTTTGTAAATAATAATTCGTTTAACATCAATTCTTTTAATTTTTCAAAATCAGTATGTTTGATATATTTACACCAAGTTTTAGTTTCTAGAATTTCACTAATGAGTTTCATTCGTTTAGAAGTATCTTTGGCAGTTCGTATAACATCTTTATCTGTAAATATGTTTTCGTATTTGTGATGAAAAGTTGCTGTTAAATTTGAATTAATTCGAATAAAATATAATTTTTCATTTTCGTTATTCGGAAAAAAATCAATCCATTTTGCAAAAGCTACAATTTCATTTTGAGATTTATAATCCGACGAAACTAATTTCCAACGGCAATTTGCAGCTCGACCCCAATGATTAGATTTTCTAAAAACACCATCTTCCGTAAAATAATATGAACTATTAGATTTACTAATATAATCAGGTTTTGTTTTTGGTAATTCATTTGGATTAACTTCATTAAAAATACAAAATGTATGTTTAAAAAAATTAGTTCGATTATAGGATTTCATTGTAAGCTAAGAATTTTAATCAAATGTTTTTAATGTGCGTTTTAGCAAGTTTAACAAAGATACTTCTAAATCACTTTTAAATGATTATTTAACTTAAAGATTAATGTATTTTAATTTTAAGCAATATTGTTGAAACTCGACTTAGTTTTTGTTAGTTCACTTGATTTCTTTAAAAAAAATGTATCTTAGTAAATCCAAAATTGAAAGAATGAACGTTGATTATTTCGAAGAAAGTCCTTATTATTCTGTAATATCATTTCATAAAGTTATTCAAGCTTTACAAGAAATTGCAAATGAAAAAGGTGCAAAATATAGAGTTGAATATGCTAAATCTTTATTAGAAGAAATTGCAAAAATTCCTGAATTGAGTTCTGGTATAACTTCCAAAAAAATTATAAAAGACAATTCTGAATTGATTCATAATCTACTTGCAGATTTGTTTCCGACTGCCTTGACATACAACGAAATAAAAGCTGTTAGTTTACCTTTTCATAATTATAATTTTAATTTCACAAAACGTTTTCAACAAATTTTAGATGATGCAGGCGAATCGTTTGAAGTTAATATTAGAGATTTTGCAACTGAAGATTTTTATATACTAAGTTGTTGTTTGATTTTAAATGCATATTACGGTGAGAATTTTGATATTTCACGTCCACTTTTTTATGATATTCCTGACAAAGATGGAATTTTAAAACATTACCGAATAACATACAACGCTGATTTTGTAGAAATTATTCCTACCGAAAAAGCAATTATAATTAGTGATGATGACATAAGATTGTTAAAAGATAATTATGACAATATAGCAATTTGGAAAGAAAAATTTCCACAACACAGTTGGATTTTAAAAGGTTTTGGAATAGTTACGCTTTTTGATGTTACTATAGAAAATTCAATTTCTAACTTAAAAAGTAATCTGATAAAATCCGAAGCAGAAAATAGTATCATGGATATTGTTGAGCGTTCATTTCGTTCTATTTTCAGAATTCCGAATCTTAAAGTTGGAATCGTTTTTTTAAACAATGCTATTGATAGTTTTTTTGAAATGAATCGAAATATCAATATTACCAGTTTTTTTAATTATCCAGAATTAGATCAAAATCCAGTATTGAAATTTCAAAGTATTCAATTTTTTAAAGAAGTGGTCAAAGCTCCAGAATATTATTGTATTTCGGATATTGATAATTTAATTGCTCAACCTCAATTTAGTTTGTACGCTACTTTATTGAAGAGTAAAAACATTGAAAGTTTTATTTTAGCTAAACTCCATAAAGTCGATTCTTTTCAAGGTTTTATTGAAGTAGTAAGCGATAAAAAATATGCGTTACATTCGGTTAATTCAAAAAAAATAAATGCTGTTTTACCTTTTATAAATGACACTGTTGAACGAATTGACAGTGAAATAAAAAATCAATTCGAAGCAATTATCCAACGTGAGTTTACAACAATTCATCCTAGTGTTTATTGGAAATTTCTTGACGAAGCAAAAAATTATTTCAGATTTTCGAATGATAATGTGAATTATGTTTTTAAAGAAATTGAATTTGATTTTGTTTATCCCTTATTTGGAGAAACCGATATCAAAGGTTCTTCTTATTTAAGAAATCTAGCCACTAAAAACGATATCGAAAACCAATTGAATGAATTGATTAATATGTTTGATTACGCTCGAAAATTGAGTTCAAATTTATTGTTTGAACAACGTTTTACGGAGTTAAGTTCATACAAAAATGAATTCATCGATGATTTAAATACCTATACTGAATTTCAAATTCAAAATTACATCAATCAAAACATTCATCCTGTATTAAAAAAATTCGATGAATTTGAATTGATGAAACCTTTGGTGCAATCTTATGCCAAAAAATTAGATTCTACATTAACCAAATATTGCCCTTTTAGAAGCAAATATGATGCTGCAATAATTAAAGTTAACAAAGATCTAGCTGAAGTAATTGATGTTTCTCAGCAAAAAATACAAAAGGTTTTTCCTCATTATTTTGAACGTTTCAAATCAGATGGCATTGAACATAATGCTTATATAGGTTCAAGTATCAGTCCAGATTTAATATATGATAATTTGTATTTATACAATTTGCGATTGTGGCAAATTCAGACGATGTGCGAAATGGTTCGAAATCATTATACTATTAATGCTGATTTAGAAATTGAATTAACATCTTTAATTTTAGTTTATAATTATCCAATAAATATTCGTTTTCGATTTGACGAAAAACGTTTCGATGTAGCTTCGAGTAGTGATGTTCGTTTTCAAATGATAAAAAAACGAATAGATAAAGCAAATAAAAAAAATGAAGAAGAACGAATTGTTAGGTCTCGCTTTTTGACCATTGTTTATCTAAATGAAAATGATAAAAAGGAATATCAACGATATTTAAATTTTTTAATTCAAAAAAACTTTTTTATTGGAAAAATTGAGGATTTTGAAATTGAAGATTTACAAGACATATCTGGATTAAGAGCCATGCGAATTGAAATTAATTTAGAATTACAATTAGAAAAGAATATCCGTTTCTCTTATTTAGATTTGTAATAATTTAACCAGCAACACGATCTGTTTCAAAAACAATTCCTTCTGTTGTTAGTTTAAAAATATACCAAGATTGATATTCATCTTCCGATTGATAATCAGAATAGCCATCATCGAATTCACCAAAAATTTCAGAATGGCTATTCATACCATATTCAATTTGAACTGTATCATAAAAAAATCGAATTGCAAATTTATAGACTGCAAAACCATCATCTAATGAGATTGAATATAATCCAGAATCTTTGTTCCAATTAATACCATCTAGATTTATGTAATTTAATGTTGTTTTTAAATCAGACAATTGATTTTGAAAATATTCGGTGTTTTCAAGCTTTTTAAGATATTTAGAAAGTAAAGCTTGATTGTTAGAATTTAATGCATTTTTTAATTCTTTTAAATCTCGAATCGCACGATCTCTTTTTGATTTTTCTTTTGATTCTAAATTTTTTATTAATTCAATATTTTTTGATTCAATTTATGAAAAATTTATTATTTGATTTGAATCTACTTTTTTATACCATTTTTTAGTTTCAAAATATCTT comes from Flavobacterium sp. I3-2 and encodes:
- a CDS encoding transposase: MNLDGHEEILGMWLGQNESATFWQGVLTDIKVRGVEDILVT
- a CDS encoding GAF domain-containing protein; its protein translation is MNVDYFEESPYYSVISFHKVIQALQEIANEKGAKYRVEYAKSLLEEIAKIPELSSGITSKKIIKDNSELIHNLLADLFPTALTYNEIKAVSLPFHNYNFNFTKRFQQILDDAGESFEVNIRDFATEDFYILSCCLILNAYYGENFDISRPLFYDIPDKDGILKHYRITYNADFVEIIPTEKAIIISDDDIRLLKDNYDNIAIWKEKFPQHSWILKGFGIVTLFDVTIENSISNLKSNLIKSEAENSIMDIVERSFRSIFRIPNLKVGIVFLNNAIDSFFEMNRNINITSFFNYPELDQNPVLKFQSIQFFKEVVKAPEYYCISDIDNLIAQPQFSLYATLLKSKNIESFILAKLHKVDSFQGFIEVVSDKKYALHSVNSKKINAVLPFINDTVERIDSEIKNQFEAIIQREFTTIHPSVYWKFLDEAKNYFRFSNDNVNYVFKEIEFDFVYPLFGETDIKGSSYLRNLATKNDIENQLNELINMFDYARKLSSNLLFEQRFTELSSYKNEFIDDLNTYTEFQIQNYINQNIHPVLKKFDEFELMKPLVQSYAKKLDSTLTKYCPFRSKYDAAIIKVNKDLAEVIDVSQQKIQKVFPHYFERFKSDGIEHNAYIGSSISPDLIYDNLYLYNLRLWQIQTMCEMVRNHYTINADLEIELTSLILVYNYPINIRFRFDEKRFDVASSSDVRFQMIKKRIDKANKKNEEERIVRSRFLTIVYLNENDKKEYQRYLNFLIQKNFFIGKIEDFEIEDLQDISGLRAMRIEINLELQLEKNIRFSYLDL
- a CDS encoding LVIVD repeat-containing protein, translated to MKKITLTLMCIFFVLLTISCSSDNSGNQESEGSSQSDGKGGSLATFALKGNYLYTVDYQKLNVFNIQNKENPVKVNQKDVGFNIETLYSLDNYLFIGSRNGMFIYDVTNPENPNLLSEAQHFTACDPVVANQTHAFVTLHSNTNCGNNLNTLMVYDIADPRNPELIHQRNLTFPRGLALHDNYLIVCDDELKIFNITNPAEPILAKSFNTNFKDVVVYNDVLFAFGDKSVSQYKWTGNDFLTLEQISSFSY
- a CDS encoding ATP-dependent Clp protease ATP-binding subunit yields the protein MDDNFSPRVKEVITFSRDEALRLGHDYIGTEHIMLGLLREGQGEAIAILLNLDIDLAFLRNRFEALVPENPNAAFNAEKKNIHLTKQAENALKRAFLEKKLYKTEVINTGHILMSILRNSDDPTTILLNRCKIDYEICKEQFIAILSDNENENQNETEFPKNDAFDNDGDEDRQNDSFSSASSPANKSTKKSNTPVLDNFGRDLTEMAEQGKLDPIVGREKEIERVSQILSRRKKNNPLLIGEPGVGKSAIAEGLALRIVQKKVSRILFNKRVITLDLASLVAGTKYRGQFEERMKAVMNELEKNTDIILFIDEIHTIVGAGGATGSLDASNMFKPALARGEIQCVGATTLDEFRQYIEKDGALERRFQKVIVEPTSVDETITILNNIKAKYEDHHNVIYSPEAIEACVKLTNRYMTDRFLPDKAIDALDEAGSRVHITNIEVPQDILNLEAELEKVRDSKSAAVKLQKYEEAASLRDDEKRVEKDLAIAQERWEEEARNNKITVTEDNVADVVSMMTGIPVNKVAQTETKKLANLPDAIRGKVIGQDEAVAKIAKSIQRNRAGLKDPNKPIGSFIFLGQTGVGKTQLAKVIAKEIFDSEDALIRIDMSEYMEKFAISRLVGAPPGYVGYEEGGQLTEKVRRKPYSVVLLDEVEKAHPDVFNMMLQVLDDGHLTDSLGRKVDFRNTIIIMTSNVGARQLKDFGQGVGFGTKAKQEQVDDNTKSIIENALKKAFAPEFLNRIDDVVVFNALEKEHIHQIINIEIAKLYKRVKDLGYEVELTEKALDFIADKGFDKQYGARPLKRAIQKYVEDLLAEEIITNKISEGDHIIIDKIENEEALKATVAKQKKESTN